The following coding sequences lie in one Sorghum bicolor cultivar BTx623 chromosome 6, Sorghum_bicolor_NCBIv3, whole genome shotgun sequence genomic window:
- the LOC8083454 gene encoding putative amidase C869.01, with protein sequence MAWLRLLLLAAVLALTAGAGTSRSFEFEEATLDAIHQGFKNGSLTSTALVQHYLSQISRLNPLLHAVIEVNPDALRQAAQADAERRRSSSGDAKIAGGLHGVPVLLKDNIATRDGLNTTAGSLALLGSVVRRDAGVVARLRRAGAVVLGKANMDEWANFRSAIGTGGWSPRGGQGKNPYVLSSPPCGSSTGPAIAAAANMAAVTLGTETDGSILCPSSLNSVVGIKPTVGLTSRAGVIPISPRQDTVGPICRTVADAVHVLDAIVGYDELDAVATRAASKYIPDGGYTQFLKVDGLEGKRIGVPNVFFDFPDGSVRQKVYHQHLDTLRRNGAVVIESLSIANLDVILNATVSGELVALAAEFKIVLNAYLSSDLSRSPVASLAEIIAFNNAHPDEEMLKQFGQLIFLVSQNTSGIGSVEKAAIQQLDELTANGVEKTMRQHKLDAIVAPDSSLATVLAIGGLPGIAVPAGYDEQGAPFGITFGGLKGYEPRLIEIAYAFEQATKARKPPMFKN encoded by the exons ATGGCCTGGCTACGGCTGCTCCTGCTCGCGGCCGTCCTCGCGCTCACCGCCGGCGCCGGTACCAGCCGGAGCTTCGAGTTCGAGGAGGCCACCCTAGACGCCATCCACCAGGGGTTCAAGAACGGCAGCCTGACGTCGACGGCACTCGTCCAGCACTACCTGAGCCAGATCAGCCGCCTGAACCCGCTGCTGCACGCCGTCATCGAGGTCAACCCGGACGCGCTCCGGCAGGCGGCGCAGGCAGACGCCGAGCGGCGGCGGTCGTCGTCCGGTGACGCCAAGATCGCCGGCGGGCTGCACGGCGTGCCCGTGCTGCTCAAGGACAACATCGCGACGCGCGATGGGCTCAACACGACTGCCGGCTCCCTGGCGCTGCTTGGGTCGGTGGTCAGGCGTGACGCCGGCGTGGTGGCCAGGCTCCgccgcgccggcgccgtcgTGCTCGGAAAGGCTAACATGGATGAGTGGGCCAACTTCCGCAGCGCCATCGGCACCGGCGGGTGGAGCCCGCGCGGCGGGCAGGGCAAG AATCCGTATGTTCTATCCTCGCCCCCTTGTGGTTCAAGCACCGGCCCGGCGATAGCAGCAGCGGCAAACATGGCAGCAGTGACACTAGGAACAGAAACTGATGGATCCATACTCTGCCCATCCTCGTTGAACTCTGTTGTAGGAATCAAGCCGACGGTGGGACTGACAAGCCGGGCCGGCGTCATCCCCATCTCTCCCAGGCAGGACACAGTTGG GCCAATTTGCCGCACAGTGGCCGACGCTGTCCATGTGCTGGATGCTATTGTGGGCTACGACGAGCTTGACGCGGTGGCTACCAGAGCAGCGTCCAAGTACATCCCTGACGGTGGATACACGCAGTTCCTCAAGGTTGATGGGTTGGAGGGGAAGAGAATTGGCGTTCCAAATGTGTTCTTCGATTTCCCAGATGGATCTGTCAGGCAGAAGGTGTATCATCAGCACCTCGACACACTCAG GAGAAATGGAGCGGTTGTGATAGAGAGCCTTTCAATTGCAAACTTGGATGTGATACTGAACGCCACTGTGAGTGGGGAGCTGGTTGCTCTAGCAGCAGAGTTCAAGATCGTCCTGAATGCCTACTTGTCGTCTGATCTGTCACGCTCTCCCGTTGCCTCCCTGGCTGAAATAATAGCATTCAACAATGCGCATCCAGATGAG GAGATGCTGAAACAGTTTGGGCAGCTCATCTTCTTGGTGTCCCAGAACACCAGTGGGATCGGCTCGGTAGAGAAGGCGGCGATCCAGCAGCTGGACGAGCTGACGGCGAATGGTGTGGAGAAGACGATGCGGCAACACAAGCTGGATGCGATCGTGGCGCCGGACTCGAGTTTGGCCACGGTCCTCGCCATCGGTGGCCTCCCTGGGATCGCAGTTCCGGCTGGCTACGATGAGCAGGGAGCACCCTTCGGGATCACCTTCGGTGGGCTCAAGGGCTACGAGCCGAGGTTGATTGAGATCGCTTATGCGTTTGAGCAGGCTACCAAAGCAAGGAAGCCTCCCATGTTCAAGAACTAG
- the LOC8083453 gene encoding putative disease resistance protein RGA3 encodes MTPIAIGEWMASACIAMMVSKVCSYLEDQFEYQMDDAKDKLAKLKKIPFVLKTASSLPAKDPSMKSWLASIKGAAYQAEDVLDLFDYRFLEAKAEDMMANSSDYVTVSPSSSTISATTNTTASTSTSSSSTVKRSVRILKRLFFSDEDLNKLIAIVDKFDKIASEMQTFLELADPRDRKPGKALQWRRTTSILGATNFFGRGGEETKLKKLLEQTNDEYRQPYSVIAIVGVAGVGKTALLQRVYNHFRDIGHFDIMAWLYVSEKFGVKRLTKEMVHRVSWDGSISADLNSISNLDLVQRKLQKKLNGSKILVVLDDVWNEMSSKWETLLKPLQFASMGSKVVLTTRSQKVAKINGATEIIHLDGLKRKDYLDHFQQCAFGNARPSDFPRLVEIGEQLAMKLAGSPLAAKTVGGELKLKLDEDHWKAVLQLKLWQIEQTEDDIMPALRLSYEHLPDHLKQCFVYFALFPKNYQLRGDVLIQMWRAHGYIQKETSDENAYRYIDDLLQLSFIKKAANLENHYVVHDLLHDLAESLSNGEHFRIEDDFHVTIPRNVRHLYVNASNISKVYMSLVESQESLVESQDLKKNLRSLIICKHHAPSGERIPPDNFNNVLKETLHELRSLRVLVLQHPDGILPDNIEPLVHLRYLDICDSRIFTSIPKSLFKLYHLQGFILQSHCQRSIGKELQKHISRLTAEPVKILRLDFKQSQKEL; translated from the exons ATGACTCCTATAGCAATAGGAGAATGGATGGCATCAGCCTGCATCGCCATGATGGTTAGCAAAGTGTGCTCTTACCTAGAAGATCAGTTTGAATACCAAATGGATGATGCGAAGGATAAactagccaagctcaagaagatcccATTCGTGCTGAAAACAGCTTCAAGCCTGCCAGCAAAAGATCCAAGTATGAAAAGTTGGCTAGCAAGTATAAAAGGTGCCGCTTACCAGGCTGAAGATGTTCTTGATTTATTTGACTATCGTTTTTTAGAAGCAAAAGCTGAAGACATGATGGCCAATTCATCTGATTATGTTACTGTTAGTCCTTCCTCTTCCACTATCTCTGCAACAACCAACACCACTGCCTCTACCAGCACAAGCAGCAGTTCAACAGTAAAACGGTCAGTTCGTATTCTGAAACGTCTCTTTTTTTCTGATGAAGACCTTAATAAGTTAATTGCAATTGTGGACAAGTTTGATAAGATTGCTAGTGAGATGCAAACATTCCTAGAGCTCGCTGATCCAAGGGATAGAAAACCAGGAAAGGCACTTCAGTGGCGGAGAACAACCTCTATTCTAGGTGCCACAAATTTTTTTGGTAGAGGTGGTGAAGAAACAAAGTTAAAGAAACTACTAGAACAAACAAATGATGAATACAGACAACCATATTCTGTCATAGCAATAGTTGGAGTTGCTGGTGTTGGTAAAACTGCGCTACTGCAGAGAGTATACAACCATTTTCGTGATATAGGACATTTTGATATCATGGCATGGCTCTATGTCTCAGAAAAATTTGGTGTCAAACGCCTCACAAAAGAGATGGTACA CAGGGTTTCATGGGATGGCTCCATATCAGCAGACTTGAACAGCATCAGCAACTTAGATCTAGTTCAAAGAAAACTTCAAAAAAAGCTGAACGGGAGCAAGATTTTGGTAGTGCTTGATGATGTTTGGAACGAAATGAGCAGCAAATGGGAAACATTGTTGAAGCCCCTCCAGTTTGCCAGTATGGGCAGCAAAGTGGTGCTTACGACTCGAAGTCAAAAGGTTGCAAAGATAAATGGAGCAACAGAGATTATACATTTAGATGGCTTGAAACGCAAAGATTACTTGGATCATTTTCAGCAATGCGCATTTGGCAATGCAAGACCATCAGATTTTCCAAGATTGGTGGAAATTGGTGAACAATTGGCAATGAAATTGGCTGGTTCACCATTAGCAGCCAAGACGGTAGGAGGTGAACTGAAACTGAAGCTAGACGAAGACCACTGGAAGGCTGTTCTCCAGCTCAAATTGTGGCAGATTGAACAGACAGAAGATGATATTATGCCAGCATTAAGATTGAGCTACGAGCATCTTCCAGATCACTTGAAGCAGTGCTTTGTTTACTTTGCGTTGTTTCCGAAGAACTACCAACTTCGGGGTGACGTGCTCATACAGATGTGGCGAGCCCATGGTTACATTCAAAAGGAAACATCAGATGAAAATGCATATCGCTATATTGATGATCTCTTGCAGCTTTCATTCATTAAAAAAGCAGCCAATCTAGAGAACCATTATGTAGTCCATGACTTGCTACATGATCTGGCAGAATCACTCTCCAATGGAGAACATTTTCGAATTGAAGATGATTTCCATGTTACTATTCCAAGAAATGTCCGACACCTATATGTCAATGCAAGCAATATTTCTAAGGTGTACATGAGTTTGGTTGAATCACAGGAGAGTTTGGTAGAATCCCAGGATTTGAAGAAAAATCTAAGGAGCCTAATAATATGCAAACACCATGCTCCTTCTGGAGAAAGAATCCCTCCAGATAACTTCAACAATGTTCTTAAAGAAACACTACATGAGCTAAGGAGTTTGCGTGTGCTGGTACTACAACATCCAGATGGTATTCTGCCAGATAATATTGAACCTCTGGTCCACCTTAGGTATCTCGACATATGTGACAGCAGGATATTCACCAGTATCCCCAAATCATTATTCAAACTATACCATTTACAGGGGTTTATTCTGCAGTCACATTGTCAGCGTAGTATCGGGAAAGAACTGCAGAAGCACATTAGTAGGCTTACGGCTGAGCCAGTTAAGATACTTAG ACTAGATTTCAAGCAGTCACAGAAAGAATTATAG